Proteins from one Gallus gallus isolate bGalGal1 chromosome 17, bGalGal1.mat.broiler.GRCg7b, whole genome shotgun sequence genomic window:
- the FCN3 gene encoding fibrinogen C domain-containing protein 1 gives MGNERWKTMGGASQLEDGQQEKPQRMSCGYVLCTVLLSVAVLLAVTVTGAILFMNHYHTPVTEPPPVISTNPEEANALVTIEKADSSRINIFIDPNCPDPAGNVGRLEGLQGSLLRALAEHDAEAKATKGQQKALLLGVADEVAKLVTHAAQLRADCDGLKKGHSAMGQELSALQSEQGRLIQLLSESQTNMARLVSSVSDVLDTLQKERGGVRPRLKADLQRAPARGARPRGCSNGSRPRDCFDIYASGQQEDGIYSIFPTHYPSGFQVYCDMTTDGGGWTVFQRREDGSVNFFRGWEAYRDGFGKLTGEHWLGLKRIHVLTVQGSYELRVDLEDFDNGTAFAHYGSFGVGLFSVDPEEDGYPISISDYSGTAGDSFLKHNGMKFTTKDLDNDHSENNCAAFYHGAWWYRNCHTSNLNGQYLKGHHSSYADGIEWSSWTGWQYSLKFTEMKIRPVREEN, from the exons AGGATGAGCTGTGGCTACGTGCTGTGCACCGTCCTGCTCTCGGTGGCCGTCCTCTTGgcggtgacagtgacaggggcCATCCTCTTCATGAACCACTACCACACGCCCGTCACCGAGCCGCCCCCCGTCATCAGCACCAACCCCGAGGAGGCCAACGCGTTGGTGACCATCGAGAAAGCCGACAGCTCCCGCATCAACATCTTCATCGACCCCAACTGCCCCGACCCAGCGGGCAACGTCGGGCgcctggaggggctgcagggctccctGCTGCGCGCCCTCGCCGAGCACGACGCTGAGGCCAAGGCCACCAAGGGCCAGCAGAAGGCTCTGCTGCTTGGTGTGGCCGACGAGGTGGCCAAGCTGGTGACGCACGCCGCGCAACTGCGAGCTGACTGCGATGGCCTCAAGAAGGGGcacagcgctatggggcaggagctCAGCGCCCTGCAGAGCGAGCAGGGCAGGCTCATCCAG ctcctctcaGAGAGCCAAACCAACATGGCCCGGCTGGTGAGCTCGGTCAGCGATGTGCTGGACACACTGCAGAAGGAGCGCGGCGGCGTCCGGCCCCGGCTCAAAGCTGACCTGCAGCGAGCCCCGGCACGGGGAGCACGGCCCCGTGGCTGCTCCAATG GCTCCCGGCCCCGGGACTGCTTTGACATCTATGCGAGCGGACAGCAAGAGGATGGGATTTACTCCATCTTCCCCACACATTACCCCTCAGGCTTCCAGGTCTACTGTGACATGACGACCGACGGGGGCGGCTGGACG GTATTCCAGCGACGGGAGGACGGCTCTGTGAACTTCTTCCGTGGCTGGGAAGCGTACCGGGATGGCTTTGGGAAGCTGACAGGAGAGCACTGGTTAG GGCTGAAGCGGATCCACGTGCTGACGGTGCAGGGCAGCTACGAGCTGCGCGTTGACCTGGAGGACTTCGACAACGGCACCGCCTTCGCACATTACGGCAGCTTTGGTGTGGGGCTCTTCTCTGTTGACCCCGAGGAGGATGGGTACCCCATCTCCATCTCTGACTACTCAGGGACAGCAG GAGATTCCTTCCTGAAGCACAACGGGATGAAGTTCACCACCAAGGACCTGGACAACGACCACTCAGAGAACAACTGCGCGGCGTTCTACCACGGCGCCTGGTGGTACCGCAACTGCCACACCTCCAACCTCAACGGGCAGTACCTCAAGGGCCACCACAGCTCCTATGCTGATGGCATCGAGTGGTCCTCCTGGACCGGCTGGCAGTACTCCCTCAAGTTCACTGAGATGAAGATCCGGCCCGTCCGGGAGGAGAATTAG